In Lolium rigidum isolate FL_2022 chromosome 3, APGP_CSIRO_Lrig_0.1, whole genome shotgun sequence, the genomic window TATGGAAATCAATGCGCAGCCAATTCTTATTTCAGGTTCCATGAGACATTCTTTTTTAGGTCCCATGAGCAAAATTTTGCCTATCACATGTGCAGCCAAACCATTTATAGTTCAGCAAGAATATATTTGTAAATATTTTCGATTGGTTTGTatgagtaaagtcttgttttgcaAACTTTGTTTTCTGCAAACTCCCACTTCCTTTCTTTCTGCAATATTTTCACTTCACAGTGGCATCAGAAGAAAACAGAGCAGAAACCCTGTAGCAACACCACCCAGACTCCAGACTGAAGAAACGGCCCAGCCCAGAACAAATTGCCGCTCCTCTCTCAGCTGCTCTCTTCTCGTCTCCACGACTCCACCACCCAAGTTCCCCCCAAccttccctccgccgccgccgtcgccgccgagcaaATCCTGTGGGTTGAGAGGATGGCGGACGCCCTGGACATGTCGCTGGACGACATCATCACCAAGAACAAGCCCTCGCacagccgcggccgcggccgccgcaaCCCGGCCTCCGCCTCGGGAGGATCcgcgcccgcgcgccgccgcttccACCGCCGCGCCGCCAACCGCTCCGCCGCGGCACCCTACCACCAGCTCAACTTCCAGCCGCAGCAGGTCTCCTTCTCATCCTCCTGCTCTCGATTGATGAAGTAAATCCCGCGCCAGCACAGCACAGTACCCTGCCAGCCTCGAGCTCACTCCAATCTTGCTCTTTTTTCTCTCTCAGGTGCCGCCGGCTTTCGGGTACGTTGCCCAGCCGATGGCCATGGTGACGGCGCCGTCCACTGGCTTGGACACCGCGCCCACCAAGCTCTACATCTCCAACCTCGACTCCAACGTCTCCAACGAGGACATCAAGGTCGCTAGCTAACACCCCCATACTCCTAGTACAGACGTTCTCTGCTGTAATTAATTGATCCCTAAAAAACTGCATTTTCCTTGTTACCCCCTCCCCAACAAACTCACCATGATTGTAAACTCAAGAGATTTCAGTAatttatcatccgcaccttcttcCTAATCAACTACAATTCTCACTTTCATATGTCTTGCATTCATCGCTCATACAGGCAAGGAATTTTCCATTCTCTATCTTGCTTTACATGGCTAGCTGTTATACCGTGCTGCTACCGATAGCCAAGGACCATAGCTATTCATCTCCAGGCTTCGAAGCAACCACTAACTTATCTCTGTTTATTGACTCCTTGTCCTAAAGTTACTCTAAATACTTTGCTCAGGATCTGTTTTCTGAGATGGGCGAGATCAAGCGGTACTCCATTAACTACGACAAAAGTGGAAGATCGAAGGTTTGCGCATCCCCCACGCTTTCTTTTTCGGTTTCAATTCCTGCCTTTCACAGACCTTCCATTTTGTTTGGATGCTCATAATTCAAGTCATTACTGGGACTCCATTTTGGCAGGGAACTGCAGAGGTTGTCTTTTCGACAAAAGCAGAAGCTTCAGCTGCTCTTAAGAAGTACAACAACGTGCACCTTGATGGCAAACCTATGAAAATTGAGGTCATTGGGACAAACATTGAGGCACCACCACCTGCTATTTTCGCTTTCGCTCCACCTCCACTACCTGGAAATTTCAATTTTCCTCCCAAAAGGTTAGTTGCATCTACCAGAGGCACTATTTATGAACTATATATTTATAGGCATAGCAcgacaaaaagaaagaaagcaaAGCAAAGCATTGGAGAGTTAAGTTGGCTCCCCTGTGATGCAATCATGCTTGGCAAATGTGAGGGGAAATGAAATCAAAGCTGTTTGTCTTTTTATTGAAACTGCATTGTCTTGTAAATTAACAATTTCAAATGTGTATTACTCTGAATGCTATGAGCAAGTGACAAATCCAGTACTTAATATTTTGCAGTGGACCTGGGAGGGGTGCTGGTGGTCGAGGATGGCATCGGGGCGGAGGTGGGTTCACTGGTCATGGCCGAGGGCGTGATGGTGGCCGAGGGCGTGGTGCTAGCCGTgggcgagggaggggagggcgtGGCAATGTGGAGGTTTCTGCTGCAGACCTCGACGCTGACTTGGACAAGTACCACTCGGCTGCGATGCAAACTAGCTAGATGGCCCTTGCACTGCCTTGCATGTATTGTTCTTTTGGTAGTGATAGATGGCTTTGACCTAGTACTAATTAGACTATGATTTATGCTGTCCATTTGCTCGCATTCAATCATGGTGTTGGCTGATGAAATTGGAGGGAAACATGTCCATCTGATGAGGTACATTCCTTTGCAACATAGCGCGGTAGGGAGGGAATTAGTCCATCCGAAATGAGACTTTCTGAAGTGGAATCAAATTCAAGATTCTGTCTTGCTGGTTTATGTTGTACTAATATTACTTAGCAAACCAATTGCTGCATTTTCTTGCTGTTGTCAGTTGATGTGTTAATCGTTGAAGTGAGGTTGCAGCCTGAGGTCCAGCATAGATTAGTAACATGGCTGCATTGTTCGCATGAGTGAGCCTGGAGCCTGAGATCCATATGCCTCCGTAGTTGCTCGTGAGCACTTGAAAGTGTCATTCCTTTGGTGATCTCCAGCAGGGAAGGGCTGAAAAGAGGATGATGTGGAATTTCTGCCTATGATGCAATGTTGAGAAACTAGTCTTAACAAAATAACCAATCCACATGTGCACACGAGCTGCCACTAGTAACAGCTAAAAAATACGAATAGTACTAGGACTAATGTATAGCTGCAGTATCTATCAATCAGTAACTGCACTAGCTAATGTTCATGAATCTATCTATGATGGCTGCTCTGATCGAGTCGTCAAGTCATCCCTCTCCCGGGGCGGGGCGGACCTGTGGTCGAGCCACgcgatgatgtcggtgaagaCGAGGTCGATGTTCTCGGGCAACTCGCCGGAGGTGAGCGCGTGCCACATGCCCGGGTAGAGCTTGAGCGTCTTGTCGGTGCTGGGCGCCTCCCGGCAGAGGAGCCGGCTGACCTCCGGGTCGGTGACCTTGTCGGCGCCCCCGTGCACGACGAGGAACGGCAGCGTCACCTGCGTGAGCACCTCGCTCTCGACGCGGAGGCTGGCCCTGAGCAGCTCGTGCGCCGTCCCCAGCCGCGGCCTGCTCTTGTAGCAGTAGGGGTTGCGCCGGATCTCGTCGCGCTTGGCCCGCGTCCGGTAGGCGGCGCCGATGACGTTCCTGGTGGGCACGATCTTCCACGTCGGGATGAACCTGACGATGGCCTCCAGGATCTTGATCACCGCCGGGCACGGCTTCATCTCGTCCGTGATCTTGCACATGGGCGCCACCAGCACGGCGCCCGTCCAGTAGGTCGGCCGCGCGCGGTGGAGAAGCAGCGCCACCGCGCCGCCCATCGACTCGCCCAGCAGGAACCGGGGCAGCGGCTGCTCTTCGTGGGCGGCGACGACGGAGGCGAAGTGGGCGTCGCAGTCGCCGAGGAGGACGTCGAAGGAGGGGACGTAGCCCCGGAGGCCGTCCGACTTGCCGTGGCCCTCGTAGTCCATGCCGTGCACGGCGTACCCGGCCTGCGCCAGCCGGACCCCCGTGCCGCGCATCGTCACGCTGCACTCCACCGCGTAACCTGCACC contains:
- the LOC124699178 gene encoding THO complex subunit 4A-like, giving the protein MADALDMSLDDIITKNKPSHSRGRGRRNPASASGGSAPARRRFHRRAANRSAAAPYHQLNFQPQQVPPAFGYVAQPMAMVTAPSTGLDTAPTKLYISNLDSNVSNEDIKDLFSEMGEIKRYSINYDKSGRSKGTAEVVFSTKAEASAALKKYNNVHLDGKPMKIEVIGTNIEAPPPAIFAFAPPPLPGNFNFPPKSGPGRGAGGRGWHRGGGGFTGHGRGRDGGRGRGASRGRGRGGRGNVEVSAADLDADLDKYHSAAMQTS
- the LOC124696221 gene encoding caffeoylshikimate esterase-like; translated protein: MAKPSSSSSSSKVDDGIDVGDYEYEEEFIKNARGMKLFTCRWLPKARPIKALVFICHGYAVECSVTMRGTGVRLAQAGYAVHGMDYEGHGKSDGLRGYVPSFDVLLGDCDAHFASVVAAHEEQPLPRFLLGESMGGAVALLLHRARPTYWTGAVLVAPMCKITDEMKPCPAVIKILEAIVRFIPTWKIVPTRNVIGAAYRTRAKRDEIRRNPYCYKSRPRLGTAHELLRASLRVESEVLTQVTLPFLVVHGGADKVTDPEVSRLLCREAPSTDKTLKLYPGMWHALTSGELPENIDLVFTDIIAWLDHRSAPPRERDDLTTRSEQPS